The following coding sequences are from one Culex quinquefasciatus strain JHB chromosome 1, VPISU_Cqui_1.0_pri_paternal, whole genome shotgun sequence window:
- the LOC6035160 gene encoding rabenosyn-5, with protein sequence MSNPFDDPDEGSSGMLLLRNDAEILEGFLCPICKADLKTPERLTAHVEQQHSEEQDLLKSLREMFSFAKKKILNLDETASELARNLDSSLGQGGGGVKVENPILAAGQVVGTDCDHLSYFKAVRNPRLERYATETNKLIIRLDKLLDGLPSDPDARKRHEQSKVPWIDGKLVKLCPSCAKGFGLTRRQHHCRVCGSVMCDGCSFHLSFDEARSIVQPVSPGTEVAPRPTPAPEEMSSKDRDSSGFRVCEHCLHLLMNRKEMDSWSDRPPVTKLYEKLLQEKREITPDIPMYEKIIGSLYEGDAIYRLSDASALREKIGRAAERIDNISKAILALPFPQGSREESLKKSIRLSCIAYIKEQMLSTPPLPAEDEIKKIQARKKQETARRIERERRLALEAYERYELQSESYATNGSSSSSTASTAEMTNGRFYPAPATGTDQWSGFQTATVNVSASADPLIDQINIVKGYIRQAREAMRFEEVETLERNLSELTQEFYERQRRNAQEGGGPVRN encoded by the coding sequence ATGTCGAACCCGTTTGACGATCCGGATGAAGGTTCGTCGGGGATGTTGCTGCTGCGGAACGACGCGGAGATTCTGGAGGGCTTCCTGTGTCCGATCTGCAAGGCGGACCTGAAGACGCCGGAACGGTTGACGGCCCACGTTGAGCAGCAGCACTCGGAGGAGCAGGACCTGCTCAAGTCGCTGCGGGAGATGTTCAGCTTTGCGAAGAAGAAGATTTTGAACCTGGACGAGACGGCGAGCGAGCTGGCGCGGAATTTGGACAGTTCGCTGGGGCAGGGGGGAGGTGGTGTGAAGGTGGAGAATCCGATATTGGCGGCGGGGCAGGTTGTGGGGACGGATTGTGACCACTTGAGTTACTTTAAGGCGGTTCGGAATCCGAGGTTGGAGCGGTACGCGACGGAGACGAATAAGCTGATAATTCGGTTGGACAAGCTGCTGGACGGGTTGCCGTCGGATCCGGACGCGCGGAAGCGGCACGAGCAGAGCAAGGTTCCGTGGATCGACGGGAAGTTGGTGAAGCTGTGTCCGAGTTGCGCGAAGGGATTCGGGTTGACGCGGAGGCAGCACCACTGCCGGGTTTGCGGATCGGTCATGTGCGACGGATGTTCGTTTCACTTGTCCTTTGACGAGGCTCGGAGTATTGTGCAGCCGGTGAGCCCTGGGACGGAGGTTGCTCCGAGGCCGACTCCAGCTCCTGAGGAGATGTCCTCCAAAGATCGTGACTCGTCCGGATTTCGTGTTTGCGAGCACTGTCTGCACCTGCTGATGAACCGCAAGGAGATGGACTCCTGGTCGGATCGACCTCCGGTCACGAAGCTGTACGAGAAGCTGCTCCAGGAGAAGCGCGAAATCACTCCGGATATTCCAATGTACGAAAAGATCATCGGCAGTCTGTACGAAGGCGACGCCATCTACCGCCTCTCGGACGCGAGCGCCCTCCGCGAAAAGATTGGCCGCGCCGCCGAGCGCATCGACAACATCAGCAAAGCCATCCTGGCCCTCCCCTTCCCCCAAGGATCCCGCGAAGAGTCCCTCAAAAAATCAATCCGCCTGTCCTGCATCGCCTACATCAAGGAGCAAATGCTCTCCACTCCGCCGCTCCCCGCCGAGGACGAAATCAAAAAGATCCAAGCCCGCAAAAAGCAAGAAACGGCCCGCCGGATCGAGCGCGAACGCCGACTCGCCCTGGAAGCTTACGAGCGGTACGAACTCCAATCCGAGTCCTACGCCACCAACGGCAGTTCCAGCTCCAGCACGGCCTCGACCGCCGAAATGACCAACGGGCGGTTCTACCCGGCCCCCGCCACCGGAACCGACCAGTGGAGCGGCTTCCAAACGGCCACCGTGAACGTGTCGGCCAGCGCCGATCCGCTCATCGACCAGATTAACATCGTCAAGGGGTACATCCGGCAGGCCCGGGAAGCGATGCGCTTCGAGGAGGTCGAAACGCTGGAGCGGAACCTGAGCGAGCTGACGCAGGAGTTTTACGAGCGCCAGCGGAGGAACGCCCAGGAGGGCGGGGGTCCGGTTAGAAATTAG
- the LOC6035161 gene encoding acyl-CoA-binding protein, which translates to MVAIMSFEKAVEDVKNLNATPADADLLEVYGLYKQATVGDCNTAKPGLLDFKGKSKWEAWNGRKGMTQDEAKQAYVDKVAQLVEQHGLK; encoded by the exons ATGGTTGCAATCATGTCG TTCGAAAAAGCCGTCGAGGACGTCAAGAACCTGAACGCGACCCCCGCGGACGCGGACCTGCTCGAGGTGTACGGCCTGTACAAGCAGGCCACCGTCGGCGACTGCAACACTGCGAAGCCAGGCCTGCTCGACTTTAAGGGCAAGTCCAAGTGGGAAGCGTGGAACGGGCGCAAGGGCATGACCCAGGACGAGGCCAAGCAGGCGTACGTGGACAAGGTGGCGCAGCTGGTCGAGCAGCACGGACTGAAGTAA